One window of the Phycodurus eques isolate BA_2022a chromosome 7, UOR_Pequ_1.1, whole genome shotgun sequence genome contains the following:
- the eif3k gene encoding eukaryotic translation initiation factor 3 subunit K isoform X2, with translation MSFEQMKANVGKLLRGIDRYNPENLSTLERYVETQARENAYDLEANLAVLKLYQFNPAYFQTNVTSQILLKALTNLPHTDFTLSNCMIDQTHQEERPIRQILYLGNLLETCHFQSFWTSLEENRELIDGITGFEDSVRKFICHVVGITYQTIDRRLLAEMLGDPLDTQVKMWMNKYNWTETEDGQIFVFNQEESVKPKNIVEKIDFESVSSIMATSQ, from the exons ATGTCTTTCGAGCAGATGAAGGCGAACGTGGGCAAACTCCTGCGAGGAATCGATCG CTACAACCCAGAAAACTTGTCCACGTTGGAGCGCTACGTGGAGACACAAGCCCGGGAAAACGCGTACGACCTGGAGGCCAACCTTGCTGTTCTCAAACT CTACCAGTTCAACCCGGCCTACTTCCAGACCAACGTGACGTCCCAGATCCTTCTCAAGGCGCTCACCAACCTGCCCCACACCGACTTCACGCTAAGCAACTGCATGATCGACCAGACACAC CAAGAGGAGCGCCCCATCAGGCAGATCCTCTACCTGGGAAACCTGCTGGAGACCTGCCACTTCCAGAGCTTCtgg ACGAGTCTTGAGGAAAATCGGGAGCTCATTGACGGAATTACTGGCTTTGAAGACTCTGTCCGCAAGT TCATCTGCCATGTGGTGGGCATCACTTACCAGACCATAGATCGCCGCCTGCTGGCTGAGATGCTGGGAGACCCTCTGG ACACACAGGTGAAGATGTGGATGAACAAGTACAACTGGACGGAAACAGAGGACGGACAGATCTTCGTCTTCAACCAGGAGGAGAGCGTCAAGCCAAAGAACATCGTGGAGAAGATCGACTTTGAAA GTGTGTCAAGCATCATGGCCACCTCCCagtga
- the eif3k gene encoding eukaryotic translation initiation factor 3 subunit K isoform X1, protein MSFEQMKANVGKLLRGIDRYNPENLSTLERYVETQARENAYDLEANLAVLKLYQFNPAYFQTNVTSQILLKALTNLPHTDFTLSNCMIDQTHQQEERPIRQILYLGNLLETCHFQSFWTSLEENRELIDGITGFEDSVRKFICHVVGITYQTIDRRLLAEMLGDPLDTQVKMWMNKYNWTETEDGQIFVFNQEESVKPKNIVEKIDFESVSSIMATSQ, encoded by the exons ATGTCTTTCGAGCAGATGAAGGCGAACGTGGGCAAACTCCTGCGAGGAATCGATCG CTACAACCCAGAAAACTTGTCCACGTTGGAGCGCTACGTGGAGACACAAGCCCGGGAAAACGCGTACGACCTGGAGGCCAACCTTGCTGTTCTCAAACT CTACCAGTTCAACCCGGCCTACTTCCAGACCAACGTGACGTCCCAGATCCTTCTCAAGGCGCTCACCAACCTGCCCCACACCGACTTCACGCTAAGCAACTGCATGATCGACCAGACACAC CAGCAAGAGGAGCGCCCCATCAGGCAGATCCTCTACCTGGGAAACCTGCTGGAGACCTGCCACTTCCAGAGCTTCtgg ACGAGTCTTGAGGAAAATCGGGAGCTCATTGACGGAATTACTGGCTTTGAAGACTCTGTCCGCAAGT TCATCTGCCATGTGGTGGGCATCACTTACCAGACCATAGATCGCCGCCTGCTGGCTGAGATGCTGGGAGACCCTCTGG ACACACAGGTGAAGATGTGGATGAACAAGTACAACTGGACGGAAACAGAGGACGGACAGATCTTCGTCTTCAACCAGGAGGAGAGCGTCAAGCCAAAGAACATCGTGGAGAAGATCGACTTTGAAA GTGTGTCAAGCATCATGGCCACCTCCCagtga
- the LOC133404720 gene encoding uncharacterized protein LOC133404720 — translation MARELRVPFTYDIHIFSRSPEEHRQHVRQVLHAYLKTASLLNLTNVNSTSPLYTSWDISSPKDNYNQMRLKSKQSLTGPFPPPAKNCNVSWALPTSTADSAGITVKWPVPLTSLTSTSSQLQWTSAASQAFEHLKELFTSAPILRHPDHSLQFVMEVEASDTGAGASLSSGYHPQSNGQKERANQNLESALRCVPAHNSASSSTFLPWLEYGHNSLTSSPTDMSPFMSSYGCQPPLFKEQEHVVAVPVVREHL, via the exons ATGGCAAGGGAACTGAGGGTCCCTTTCactt ATGACATCCACATCTTCTCCCGCTCTCCTGAAgaacatcgccaacatgtccgCCAAGTCCTTCACGCCTACTTGAAGACTGCCTCGTTGTTAAACCTGACAAATGTGAATTCCACTTCCCCTCTGTACACTTCCTGGGATATATCATCGCcaaaggacaactacaaccaGATGAGGCTAAaatccaagcagtcgttaactggcccattccctccacccgcaaagaactgcaACGTTTCCTGGGCTTTGCCAACTTCTACAGCAGATTCAGCCGGGATTACAGTAAAGTGGCCCGTTCCCCTCACCAGcctcacctccaccagctcccAATTACAGTGGACCAGTGCCGCATCCCAGGCCTTTGAGCACCTAAAGGAATTATTCACCAGTGCCCCCATCCTAAGACACCCCGACCACTCCCTCCAGTTCGTTATGGAGGTTGAGGCCTCAGACACTGGAGCGGGGGCCAGCCTGTCCTCCGGCTACCACCCCCAATCCAATGGCCAGAAGGAGCGGGCGAATCAAAACCTGGAGTCTGCTCTTCGCTGCGTTCCTGCACACAATTCCGCCTCCTCGAGCACCTTTCTCCCATGGTTGGAATATggccacaactccctcaccagctctcCCACAGATATGTCTCCCTTCATGTCAAGTTACGGTTGCCAACCTCCTCTgtttaaggaacaggagcatGTGGTGGCAGTTCCCGTGGTGAGGGAGCACCTTTGA
- the LOC133404719 gene encoding mitogen-activated protein kinase kinase kinase kinase 5-like isoform X6 produces MDLQHGEDFTTRNPQDDFEILLSVGWGTYGEVYKARNKQTGNLAAIKIIKTEPEDDFSTIQQEIVIVRSCKHGNIVAYYGSYIWANKLWICMEFCGGGSLQDVYSVTGPLSEAQIAYVCREMLQGVDYLHSQRKMHRDIKGANILLNDHGEVKLADFGISAQITATLACRMSFIGTPYWMAPEVAAVEIRGGYNELCDIWSVGITAIELAELQPPMFELHPLRVLFLMSKSGYQPPKLKDKAKWSSMFYNFVKAVLVKNPKKRPSAFKMLSHMFLTQQSLSRALTLDLLEKCRHPENLKFSSATDDDEMECASKMSVPRSLKRIQSINKHNWAERKHSHTKVEQVYSQTPVKKESEHTTMMSSGSSHGINTHSVREKDSDSSDDDYDDVDAVTMPPNQMPPPLPPRLKVRLSSEEIILVEDNGAVKPSSVCVPLPLVRTSSETRVRAAPHPRLMRHSDPVSFQLNDHDVVLLPPELPPKSRRRHQQPSSKDPAECVSPLIKPLIYCKIFQGCPLKVKCSTTWEHPETKDQHLILGAEEGIYTLNLNSSEATMELLYPGKCTWVYCCRNVLMSVSGKSSQLHSHSLKELYEQARRDQRMMALPTHLLLPRKCAVTCKIADTKGCRTCSVADNFLCCALESSVVLLQWYEPMKKFMLIKHFDFPLTNALRVFEMVLDPQQEYPLVCISVSRGTGPTLPITLEYINLNSNTSWFTHVDTVYLEDTFLAVWRHGWLRTKRGVAKVLEETTDPKKIFRLVPSDRMVIMETHQTEDPSGLSNLYLLEIAENYVMLP; encoded by the exons ATGGATCTTCAACACGGAGAGGATTTCACCACCAGGAACCCTCAAGATGACTTTGAGATCCTGCTCAGTGTCGGATGGGGAACCTACGGGGAAGTTTACAAG gcACGTAATAAGCAGACTGGGAACCTGGCAGCCATTAAGATTATTAAAACTGAACCAG AGGATGACTTTTCCACCATCCAGCAGGAAATAGTCATCGTGAGGAGCTGCAAACATGGCAACATTGTGGCTTATTACGGCAGCTACATATG GGCCAACAAACTGTGGATCTGCATGGAATTCTGCGGGGGAGGATCCCTGCAGGATGTTTacagtg TGACAGGTCCACTGTCAGAAGCACAGATTGCGTACGTCTGCAGGGAGATGCTCCAG GGTGTGGACTACCTCCATTCACAGAGGAAAATGCACCGAGATATCAAG GGTGCCAACATCCTTCTCAATGATCACGGTGAGGTAAAGTTGG CCGACTTTGGCATCTCCGCCCAAATCACGGCTACGCTGGCTTGCCGGATGTCCTTTATCGGGACACCATATTG GATGGCGCCAGAGGTGGCGGCGGTGGAAATCAGAGGCGGTTACAATGAGCTCTGTGACATCTGGTCAGTGGGCATCACCGCCATTGAGCTGGCAGAGCTGCAGCCACCCATGTTCGAACTCCACCCGTtacg TGTCCTGTTTCTCATGTCCAAGAGTGGTTACCAGCCTCCCAAACTGAAGGACAAGGCAAAATG GTCATCCATGTTCTACAACTTTGTGAAGGCTGTGCTGGTGAAGAACCCCAAGAAGAGACCAAGCGCCTTCAAGATGCTCTCA CACATGTTCCTGACCCAGCAGAGTCTGAGTCGGGCGCTGACTCTGGACCTATTGGAGAAGTGTCGACACCCCGAGAATCTCAAGTTCAGCTCAGCGACAGATGACGACGAAATGGAG TGTGCATCAAAGATGAGTGTGCCCAGATCATTGAAGAGGATCCAGTCCATCAACAAACACAACTGGGCCGAGAggaaacactcacacacaaagg TGGAGCAAGTCTACTCTCAGACACCTGTGAAGAAAGAATCAGAACATACAACT ATGATGAGTTCCGGAAGCTCACATGGCATCAACACACATTCTGTGAg GGAAAAAGACTCAGATTCTTCAGACGATGACTATGATGATGTGGATGC TGTCACAATGCCACCAAACCAAATGCCACCTCCACTTCCCCCCAGg ctcaAAGTGCGTTTGAGCTCAGAAGAAATCATTTTGGTGGAAGACAATGGTGCGGTAAAACCTTCCTCAGTGTGCGTCCCCTTGCCCCTCGTTAGGACGTCCAGTGAGACACGCGTCAGAGCAGCTCCACACCCGAGACTCATGAGACACTCAG aCCCCGTGTCCTTCCAGTTGAACGACCATGATGTCGTGCTTTTACCCCCTGAGCTGCCTCCGAAAAGCAGACGCAGACACCAGCAGCCCTCATCAAAG GACCCTGCCGAGTGTGTGAGTCCTCTCATCAAACCTCTT ATCTACTGTAAGATCTTCCAGGGCTGCCCTCTTAAAGTAAAGTGCTCCACCACTTGGGAACACCCAGAAACAAAAG ACCAGCACCTGATCCTGGGTGCAGAGGAGGGCATCTACACACTCAACCTCAACAGCTCAGAAGCCACAATGGAGCTG TTGTATCCTGGCAAGTGCACCTGGGTCTACTGCTGCCGCAACGTCCTCATGTCCGTATCGG gtAAATCCTCACAGCTTCACTCCCATTCGTTGAAGGAGCTTTACGAGCAGGCTCGTAGGGACCAGAGGATGATGGCGCTGCCCACTCATCTACTGTTGCCACG GAAATGTGCAGTGACGTGTAAAATTGCTGACACCAAAGGCTGCAGGACCTGCTCAGTCG CTGACAACTTCCTGTGCTGCGCGCTGGAGTCGAGTGTGGTGTTGCTGCAGTGGTACGAGCCCATGAAAAAGTTCATGCTCATCAAG CATTTCGACTTCCCCCTCACCAATGCCTTGCGGGTGTTTGAGATGGTGCTGGACCCCCAGCAGGAGTACCCGCTGGTGTGCATCAGTGTCTCTCGGGGGACTGGCCCCACGCTGCCCATCACTTTGGAGTACATCAACCTCAATTCCAACACTTCCTGGTTCACGCATGTCGACACGG